The Amaranthus tricolor cultivar Red isolate AtriRed21 chromosome 6, ASM2621246v1, whole genome shotgun sequence genome has a segment encoding these proteins:
- the LOC130814470 gene encoding dihydroceramide fatty acyl 2-hydroxylase FAH2-like — protein MVAKFVVDLNQPLVFQVGYLGEDYDEWIHQPIVSKEGPRFFANDILEILTRTKWWVIPIVWLPVVCYLVSVSLQRSLTAAQAATTLVFGVLIWSLLEYTLHRFLFHVKTQNYWANTLHYVLHGCHHKHPMDALRLVFPPAATAIICVPIWSVIRLLSSPSVAPALFGGLLLGYIMYDTTHYYLHHGQPSIGVPKNLKRYHLNHHFRLHTKGFGITSSVWDHVFGTHPHPKVVS, from the exons ATGGTAGCCAAGTTTGTGGTGGACTTAAATCAGCCTCTCGTCTTCCAG GTTGGCTATCTTGGAGAAGATTATGACGAATGGATTCACCAACCTATTGTCAGCAAGGAGGGTCCTCGCTTTTTCGCAAATGATATTCTGGAG ATTTTAACTCGCACAAAGTGGTGGGTGATTCCGATAGTTTGGTTACCAGTAGTGTGCTATCTAGTTTCGGTGTCATTGCAGAGGAGCCTCACTGCTGCTCAGGCAGCTACTACACTGGTCTTTGGTGTCTTGATTTGGTCACTGCTGGAGTATACTTTACACAGATTCCTTTTTCATGTGAAAACACAAAATTACTG GGCAAACACCCTTCACTATGTTCTTCATGGTTGTCATCACAAACACCCGATGGATGCGCTTCGGCTCGTCTTTCCTCCAGCTGCAACTGCAATCATTTGTGTACCA ATATGGAGCGTAATAAGGCTTTTATCTTCTCCATCTGTTGCACCTGCGCTATTTGGTGGTCTATTGTTGGGTTACATTATGTATGATACTACTCACTATTATTTGCACCATGGGCAGCCATCTATAGGAGTCCCCAAAAACCTTAAG AGATACCACTTGAATCACCACTTCCGTCTTCACACAAAGGGTTTTGGAATCACCTCCTCTGTATGGGATCATGTTTTTGGAACACATCCCCATCCCAAAGTCGTGTCCTGA
- the LOC130814469 gene encoding putative D-cysteine desulfhydrase 1, mitochondrial has product MVFSFVTITPLPSRIGLELKVGHPFSKPSKLICCTPMASANPFGFLSQQSYDPPPWGSHLSPIPSHTFSLGHLPTPIHKWNLPNLPLNTEVWLKRDDLSGMQLSGNKVRKLEFLMADAVKQGADCIVTIGGIQSNHCRATAVAAKYLNLDCYLILRTSKALLDKDPGLTGNLLVERLVGAHVELVSKEEYAKIGSVALTNVLKEKLISQGRKPYVIPVGGSNSLGTWGYIEAIREIEQQLHMVADSRKFDDIVVACGSGGTIAGLSLGSFLSNLKAKVHAFSVCDDPNYFYGFTQGLLDGLEAGISSRDIVNIQNAKGLGYAINTQEELKFVKDIASATGVVLDPVYSGKAAYGLMKDITENPEKWQGRKILFIHTGGLLGLFDKTNELGTMVGNWKQMELQESVPRQDGVGKMF; this is encoded by the exons ATGGTGTTCTCCTTCGTCACCATTACTCCATTACCATCACGTATTGGGTTAGAACTAAAAGTAGGACACCCATTTTCTAAACCATCAAAGCTCATCTGCTGTACTCCAATGGCTTCCGCTAACCCCTTTGGCTTTTTAAGCCAGCAATCCTATGATCCTCCGCCATGGGGGTCTCATCTTTCCCCAATTCCTTCTCATACTTTCTCTCTTGGTCAT CTTCCTACTCCAATTCACAAGTGGAATCTCCCTAATTTACCGCTCAATACCGAAGTTTGGTTGAAG CGTGATGATCTCTCCGGTATGCAGTTGAGTGGTAACAAGGTGCGAAAGCTGGAATTTTTGATGGCGGATGCTGTAAAACAGGGTGCAGATTGTATTGTAACAATCGGTGGGATCCAGAGTAACCACTGCCGTGCAACTGCAGTGGCAGCAAAGTATCTAAATCTTGATTGTTATCTTATTCTACGTACCTCCAAG GCTCTTTTGGACAAGGATCCTGGATTAACCGGAAATCTGTTGGTTGAGCGCTTGGTTGGAGCTCATGTTGAGCTTGTGTCGAAAGAAGAATATGCAAAAATTGGAAGTGTG GCTTTGACGAATGTCCTGAAAGAAAAGCTAATAAGTCAAGGAAGAAAACCATATGTTATTCCTGTTGGTGGTTCAAACTCTCTGGGAACCTG GGGTTATATTGAGGCGATCAGGGAGATAGAGCAGCAGCTTCATATGGTTGCAGACTCAAGAAAATTTGATGACATTGTTGTAGCATGTGGCAG TGGAGGTACAATCGCTGGCTTGTCATTGGGGTCGTTCCTGAGTAATTTGAAGGCAAAG GTTCATGCATTTTCAGTTTGTGATGACCCAAATTATTTCTATGGCTTTACTCAAGGCCTCCTTGATGGACTTGAGGCTGGAATCAGCTCCCGTGACATAGTGAACATTCAAAAT GCCAAAGGTCTGGGATATGCAATCAACACACAAGAGGAGCTCAAATTTGTCAAGGACATTGCTTCAGCTACAGGTGTTGTTCTTGATCCAGTCTACAG CGGAAAAGCAGCTTACGGATTAATGAAAGATATCACTGAAAACCCAGAGAAGTGGCAAGGAAGAAAGATATTGTTTATACATACAGGAGGCCTCCTTGGCCTGTTTGACAAGACTAATGAGTTGGGGACGATGGTTGGAAATTGGAAACAAATGGAGCTCCAAGAGTCCGTACCCCGCCAAGATGGTGTGGGAAAGATGTTTTGA